One region of Desmodus rotundus isolate HL8 unplaced genomic scaffold, HLdesRot8A.1 manual_scaffold_348, whole genome shotgun sequence genomic DNA includes:
- the LOC128780108 gene encoding testis-specific Y-encoded protein 1-like produces the protein MRGLVQVLEVGAGGQKSAAEEAPLRAEEKPGGSSARPPLEVLEALQWQLSAESARGRRDYLAVKLATAQRRKPILERRRSVIQRIPGFWAKAISFPVLCVVVVGMVEEDGCGFLTKEQIQNHPQISAIISDQDEDMLEYLLTVEVQELVGPKHRCRLKFFFRSNPYFLNEVIIKEYHVSLAGYRATRSTAVDWFWDYERGVPSRRQDTSSVNLFNWLSEHSLPGSGKIAELISEDLWPSPLRHYLRGTKAPLEGAARGPVAEEPRG, from the exons ATGCGGGGTCTCGTGCAGgtgctggaagtgggggcaggaggccagaagtcgGCTGCAGAAGAGGCCCCATTAAGGGCCGAGGAgaagccaggtgggagcagcGCGCGGCCGCCACTGGAGGTGCTGGAGGCCCTGCAGTGGCAGCTGAGCGCCGAGAGTGCCCGAGGCCGCAGGGACTACCTTGCTGTGAAGCTGGCCACGGCCCAGCGGCGGAAGCCCATTCTGGAGCGTAGGCGGAGCGTCATCCAGCGCATCCCCGGTTTCTGGGCCAAAGCCATATCCTTCCCCgtgctgtgtgtggtggtggttggcATGGTGGAGGAGGACGGCTGTG GCTTCTTGACCAAAGAGCAGATTCAGAACCACCCCCAGATATCAGCCATCATCAGTGACCAAGACGAAGACATGCTTGAGTACTTGCTCACTGTGGAG GTGCAGGAACTGGTTGGTCCGAAGCACCGCTGCAGGCTGAAGTTCTTCTTTCGGAGCAACCCCTACTTCCTGAATGAAGTGATCATCAAGGAGTACCATGTGAGCCTTGCAG GCTATCGGGCCACTCGTTCCACTGCCGTCGACTGGTTCTGGGACTATGAACGCGGAGTTCCCAGCCGCAGGCAGGACACAAGCAGCGTCAACCTCTTCAACTGGCTGTCAGAGCACAGTCTTCCTGGCTCGGGCAAGATTGCTGAG CTCATAAGTGAGGACCTGTGGCCCAGTCCCCTGAGGCACTACCTCAGGGGTACAAAGGCCCCACTGGAGGGAGCTGCAAGAGGACCCGTTGCCGAGGAGCCCAGGGGCTAG